TGAACGGATAAAAAGTTTTTGCAAATTAAAATGGGAACAGACAAAAAAAGGGAAGATTAAATCTTCCCTTTTTTGTTACTAAATCTCTATTAAGAGCTTCACTCCAATACGAAGAAAATCTCCATCACCAAAAGTATATCGTACTTCAGGGCATAATGTCATATTATCACCTATCGGCATGCCCAGACCTATACCTGCATTGAAACTTGTATTTGTTCCTGAAGCATTACCCCAGCCACCTAAGTCGACACTAAAGAAGGTTAAATTTAAACCTCCAATAGCATAAAGATTACCAAAATCCAATTCTGTAAAAGAATAGTTAACATCTAAATCCAACATTGACCAATTCACATGGTTTTTTTCAAGAAAATATGTGAAAGATGGAGCTACGCTAAAATTATCGCTAAAGAAATAAGCACCATTAATACTGATACCGACATTTTCCATTTCAGTAGCATACCATACACCACCACCTACTTTTTTTTGCGCATTAGCCTCAGTAACTGTGAACAACACGATCACACAGATAATCATTTTTAATAAATTTTTCATAATCTTTTAGTTTTAGTTTTTAATAATGATAATAAGGTTTTTTGATTTTCAATTAAAGATAAATACATGAATTAATCAAACATAAAAAAAATCTGATAATAAAATTTCAAACATCCAGCTTCGCTCAAATTACATTTTCAATAAGTTAAGGTATAATATATACAGATAAAAATTTCATATTTATTTCCTATAAATTTAAAATGTTTTATAATACAAAAACCAGACTTTAAAAAAAATATTATGAACAATATTCTTTATCAAAATTCGAAAATCTTAAGTAATTATCTTATTAAATTAATAACTTAAATATCTAAATTATTTTGAATATGAAGAAAAATTACTAATTTTATATTCGAACAGCCAAAAACCTAATAATTAACACTTAAAACCACCACTTATGAAAAAGAAATTATTACTAATAGGCATAATCTTGTTTATTGGAGTATCAATGAGTTTTTATTCCTGTAAAAAAGATTCAGATGAGAATGTAGGGGATGCTAATGCAACCGGAGTTGTTATTAACTCACAAAACGGACTTGGCCTCGCTAATGCTACCCTCTATTTCACCCGTGACTTAACTGCTACGGATTATAATAATTCAAATTATACGGTTACTTCTGACCAAAATGGAAACTATACCATAACTAATGCTGTAGCAGGAACTTATCTCTGCTTTGTTGTTTCAAATGGATATTTCGTGCGACAATTTCAAGTAACATTGGTATCCGGAACTAACACTTTGGATCCGGTTACTTTAGTCAATGCACCTGCAGCAGGATCATTCCGTATTGTTTTAACATGGGGATTGACACCATCTGATTTGGATAGTCATTTAACCGGACCAGACGGCAGCGGCGGAAGATTTCATATGTATTTTTCAGGCTCTGCAAAAAACCCGAATCAATATATAAGCCTCGATGTTGACGACACCTCAGGCCAAGGGCCTGAAACAACCACCATTTCAGGTTTCTTTAATGGCATGTATCGTTTCTCGGTTCATAATTATACTAATAAATATACTGCAAATGCAGGAGCTGAAATTAAGTCGTCTCCCGCAAAAGTTGAGTTATATGACTCTTCAGGCCTAAAAAACACTTTTAATCCACCTGCATTTACAGGTAACGGTGATACCTGGAGAGTATTTGAAATTGTGGTAAGCGGAACCAATAAAACTATAAACACTATTAATACTTATGTACTTTCTACTTCTTATTCTGACATAACTATTTTTAAAAGCGGTACAGAGAAAGTTGGACAATTTAAAATTAATGACTTTTAAAGGCCCTTATCTATTTTGAACCACAGAGCCAATTGTTTTACCTAAAAACAATTGGCTCTTTTTTTTACCGATAAACCTTGGTTTCCTTCATTCCTATAAAATTTTGATTTCTGTCCGCCTGTTTTTGGATTTACCTGATTCAGTATCATTTGTATCAATTGGTTTAGTAAAACCAAAGCCTTTATATTCCATCATCAAGGGTTCGAAACCTTTACTGATCAAATAATCATAAACCGATTTGGCTCTTTTTTTAGAAAGTTCATTATTATAATCTATGGTTCCGACATTATCGGTATGCCCTGAAATTTCGACTCTTAATGACGGGTTTTCACTTAAAAGTGCTTCCAATTTATTCAACTCAGGAAACGAGCTTTCCATCAATTCGAATTTATTGATTTCAAAAAAGATGTTATTCAAAACCATGATTTCGCCTGATTTCAATTTTTTGAGCGGGATCTGGATTTCAACAGGATCGGCTTTACTGCCTTTAAAATGGGTATTAAAATGATCGGAATAAAATAAGTAGCCCTTTTTGTCCACATTTAGTGAAATCATTTGATCCATCGGTAGAGCAACCAAAAAGGCCCCGGTCTCCAAATCAGATTCGGAACGGGTGAACAGTTCACCTGTTTCCGGCTTCACCAACTCAACTTTTGCATTTAACTTCTCCCCTGTTTCAGCATCATAAACAATCCCTTTAACATAAGTTACCGGATTGGGCCGAACTGCTTGATTCAAGCTAAATTTATAAATATCAAAGCCCCCGAATCCATTCGGTTGATCGGAAGAAATGTAGGCAGTTAATCCGTCGGGGGCCACGATCAGGTTAATTTCGTCCCGATCGGTATTCACGGGATAACCCAGATTTTCAGGCATACTCCAATTTCCATCGGATGAATATTTACTCACGAATAAATCGTACCCTCCCATCCCAATATGGCCGTTCGACGAAAAAAAGAGCGTGGCAGCATCGTAATGGATCAAGGGAGCCATCTCATCGCCAGTGGTATTTATGGTTGAACCTGCATTTTGAGGATTTGTAAAATTTCCGTTTTTATCCAGTTCTGAAATCCAGATGTCCGACCCACCAAACCCACCGGGACGTTTGCTGGCAAAAAACAAACTTATACCATTGGATGAAAAACATGGTTGAGAATCCCAACTACCTGAATTAACAATCGAGCCCAGATTTTTAGCATCACTTAGTTTCCCGTCAATAATTTTGGAATAATACAAATCGCAGCCGCCTTTGCTATCTGCCTTATTACAGGATGTAAAAAAGAGATAACGATTATTAGGTGAAACCGATGCCCCTCCTGCCCCATCAATGAACTGATCCCCAAATATTACAATTTTCGGATCGGACCAATTTATGCTATCCAATTGGGTTTGATAAATATTTTCGATGTAAGCCGGAGCGTTCTGAATCACATCAACAACTTTACTTTTAATGGTCAGATACATTGATTGTTCATCCGTACTTAATGAATTCACATATTCATCGTTTGAGCTATTCACCTTTTGACCAAGGTTTTTAGGCTTAAATTCAACAGGGTTTTGATAGGCATTTTTTCTATATTCCGCAGTTAATTTTAATTGTTCAGCCTCTCTTCGCTCCCGTTCATCGGCTATTCTCAAACTTAAATATTTCGAAAGATATTTAATGGCAGCGTCGAAATTTTTCAATTTCACTTCCAACTCCGCCAACGCATAAAACAGATGATTGAATTCATCGGTCGAAAGATCTAACGCCTTTCGATAAAAATGAGCTGCCAATTCAATTTGTTCATGCATCTCATAAATATTACCCGCAAGTACCCATGAGGAAGCAAATAAACTATCTCTTTTGATGGCCTCAAGTGCAAACTCAAGTGCATTGGTAGTATCATTTTGTTTGAAATGGATAAATGCCAGCTCTTGAAGTTTTAAGGCTTTTTTATTCACCTGATGCTGAGCGATCAATGTAGGAGTGATAAAACTAAATATAAAGATGAATATTAAACCCGGAAAGCGATATTTCATCTTTTTTAAAAGCATAGCCTAATTTATGGAATTTTCATGTACTTATGACTCTGTAACGAAATTTTCCATTTGGGATTGTTCTTGGCGTATTCAATTATGATCGGTAAAATTTTCGGAGCTACACTCCACTCGGGTTGCAAATAGAGTTCGCAATGCTCGCTAACCTTGAGAGAATTCTCCTCTGCCCATGCAATGTCAGCCTCAGTTTGAACGATCATTTTAAGTTCATGGGCCTTTTTAAAGATTTCTTTTTTAGGTGGGATTTGTCGTTTGGGCGATAAACAAATCCAATCCCATTCGCCACTCAGTTTATGGGCACCGGAGGTTTCAATAAAAGTGAGTATTTGATTTTTGTGCAATTCGGCAGTGAAATAGCCCAATTCATACATAGATGGTTCGCCTCCGGTCACAACAACTGCCTTTCCCGGGGTTGCAACAGCCCGTTTAACGATATCATCAGCTAATACAGCGGGATGAAGCTCTGCATTCCACGATCGTTTGGTATCGCACCAGCTACATCCCACATCACATCCACCAATACGCACGAAATAGGCTGGTTTGCCTGTATGAAAACCTTCACCCTGAATGGTGTAAAATTCCTCCATTAATGGAAGCAATTTCCCATTCTTCAAATTCTGTTCAACTGATTCAATCATCTATGTCTGTTCTGCTTGTTTAGCGAACCTCTTTTTTATAGGCTTTTAAAGTATTTTGAAGTAAGGATACGATTGTCATTGGTCCAACTCCTCCCGGAACAGGAGTTATATAACTGCATTTTTCGGCTACTTCATCAAATGCAACATCACCTATAAGTTTAAATCCCGATTGGGTTTTAGTAGAAGCTACGCGATGCATTCCCACATCAATAACTACTGCACCTTCTTTGACCATATCTGCTTTGATGAATTCACAAACACCGATAGCAGCGATTAAGATATCTGCTGATTTGCATATTTCCTTCAGATTTTCTGTTTTGCTATGGCAAAGGGTAACGGTGGCGTTTGCATTTTTTGCTTTGCGCGACAATAAAACACTAACAGGAGTTCCAACGATATTACTTCTTCCGACCACTACAACATGTTTACCGGCGGTTTCTATTTTGCTCTGCTCTAGAAGCATCATAATTCCCTGAGGTGTAGCTGAAATAAAAGTTGGCAATCCAAGAACCATCTTTCCAATATTAATGGGGTGAAAGCCATCCACATCCTTTTTGGGATCGATACGTTGTATTATTTTATTTTCGTCAATATGAGCGGGCAAAGGCAACTGTACAATAAATCCGTCAACTTCATCATCATTATTTAAGAAATCAACTATCTCCAATAATTCTTTTTCACTGATAGATGAAGGATGACGATAAATAGATGATGTCATTCCAACAGAAGCACAAGCTTTCTCTTTTGATGCGACATAGGTATGACTTGCAGCATCATCTCCAACTAAAATCGCTACCAGATGTGGACCTCTCTCATCCTTATCAATCATCGCAGCAACTTCTTTTGCAATTTCAGACTTTATTTTTTCTGCTATTTTCTTTCCGTCGATAATTTTCATATGTTGGCTATTGGCTTTTAGCTGTTGGCTGTTAGTTATTGGCTGTTGGCTTTAAGTTTTTGGATTAGACTATTAATTTGCTTTTTAAGCTTTGTTAAATTATCCAATAATAATTGAATTTCATCAATTTTTAAAATACTAATTTCAATTAAAATTAAAATTTGAGTTTCCAATTCAAAAGCTGAACCTAAGGCTATTTCAAGAAATCTCTTAAAATCCTTTTGACTATCCCGACTACATCCTTCTGCAATATTTGAAGGAATTGAAATTGCTGCTCTAGTCATTTGACTTCTCATGCCAAATTTTTCATCATTAGGCAATAATTCAACAATCTGATAAACTGCCTTTACTAGCTCCATTCCGTCTTGCCAAATATTTAATGTTTTGAAATCTCTCATTTGTTTGTTTTTGGCTGTTTGCTATTAGCTATTGGCTACTAGGCCTTTAATTTAATCTTAATTCTTAATAATTTAATTATGTTCTTTATATAATGATATTTGGGACTTGTTTTCAAAATTATGAAGCTAAACGCTAACTGCTAATAGCTAACGGCTAATAGCAAACAGCTATCTTCTCCCTGCATTCCGCATCAAATTCATCATATTTTTGCCTTTGCCGCCTGTCATCATTTTCATCATTTTGCTGGTTTCTCCAAATTGTTTAATCAATCTGTTTACTTCCTGAATATCTGTCCCGCTGCCTATGGCCACACGTTTTTTTCGAGTACCGTTCAATAATTTCGGATCTTCCCGTTCCTGAGGCGTCATCGAATAGATGATGGCTTCAATGCTTTTGAAGGCATCATCGTCAATTTCTGTATCTTTCAATGCTTTGCTCATTCCCGGTATCATTCCCATCAAATCCTTCACATTACCCATTTTTTTGATTTGCTTGATCTGAGAAAGAAAATCATTAAAATTGAACTGATTCTTGACAATTTTTCGTTGCAGAATTTTAGCTTCTTCTACATCGTATTGTTCCTGTGCTTTTTCAACCAACGAAACAATGTCGCCCATCCCCAGAATACGATCTGCCATCCTGCTTGGATGAAAAATATCGATGGCCTCCATTTTCTCGCCAATACCCACAAACTTGATTGGTTTATTAACAACCGATCGAATTGTTAATGCGGCCCCACCACGTGTATCGCCATCTAATTTTGTTAAAACAACGCCGTCATAATCCAATCGATCATTAAAGGTTTTGGCAGTATTAACCGCATCCTGACCTGTCATTGAATCTACTACAAACAAGGTTTCATGCGGATTAATGGTATTTTTGATCGACGAAATTTCGTTCATCATCTCATCATCAATCGCCAAACGACCTGCTGTATCAACGATTACATAATTCAGGCCTTTATCTTTTGCATAACTAATTGCATGCTTGGCTATTTTAATAGGGTTGTTATTATCAATTTCAGTAAATACTTCAACCCCGATCTGTTCGCCTAAAACCTGCAATTGTTTAATAGCTGCAGGACGATAAACGTCGCAAGCAACCAATAATAGTTTCTTACCTTTCTTAGTTTTAAGGTAATTGGCCAGTTTGGCCGAAAAAGTAGTTTTACCGGAACCTTGCAAACCGGCAATTAAAACGATGGCAGGATTTCCCTTTTCATTCAGATCCACTTTCTCGGAACCCATCAGGCGTGTTAGTTCATCATGAACAACTTTAATCATTAGTTGTCCGGGAGAAACTGCAGTTAATACATTTAGGCCAAGGGCCCTTTGTTTAACATCTTCTGTAAATTGTTTGGCAATTTTATAGCTAACATCCGCATCGAGTAATGCTTTACGCACTTCTTTCAGGGTTTCTGCAATGTTAATTTCTGTAATATATCCCTGCCCTTTTAATAATTTAAACGAGCGCTCCAGCTTTTCTGATAAACCTTCAAACATATTCTATTTTTTTTGGGACTACAAAATTAGTAATTTGTGACAAATAATTTGCGAATAAAACCATCTAGATATAATTAGTACACATATTGTCAATTTCGCAAAATTTGTATATTTACGTTATCCTTTTAAATGCAAGAAATTTGAAGGCCTTCGAGATAAAAGCATCAATCACCAAGGATGAAAATTCTTTCATCTTCAATTTATTATCCATCACTAAAAACCATTAAAACTATGAATCCAACAATCATCATTATTATTGCCATCGCGTTGGTACTACTTATTATTATTGGCATGTACAACAGCCTTATACGTGCCAGAAACGAAGTTGACAACGCATTCGGAGGCATGGATGTTCAACTCAAAAAGCGTTATGACCTGATCCCAAATATTGTTGCATCGATTAAACAGTACGCGATTCATGAGAAAGAAACATTAAACAACCTGACAGAAATGAGAACAAAAGCGATCAGTGGAAATCTTTCGAGCGATGAGAAAGTGGCCCTCGATAATCAAATTTCTGCAGGTATGAAAAGTATAATGGTGGCCGTAGAAAATTATCCTGACCTAAAAGCAAGTGCGAATTTCCTCAACCTTCAACATACATTGAACGAAGTTGAATCACAAATATCGGCAGCACGCCGGACTTACAATGCTGTAATTACTGATTTTAATAATGCGGTACAAACCTTTCCTAAAAGCATTATTGCCGGGATGATGCATTTAAAACACAAAGAAGTATTTGTAATTCCGGAGTCCGAACGTGAAGTTGTGAACGTAAACAATTTATTTAAATAATATTTAAATCATGATTAAAAGAGAAGAACTTGAACAATTATACAACAAGGATTTAAAAGAAAAATTATCGGGGCTTGAGGGAATGCGTAAAAAACTACTCTTCCATCGATTGGTCGGTATTGCAGGGATCGTTGTTTCTTTTATTATTTTTATTGTTACCCTTACTACTGCTTCTACACTAAATAATTCTGTTATATTTTCAATTATTATATTAGCTGCAATCATCATTTTTTCAATCGTCATTCTTATTCTTTCGATTAAAAAAAAGAGGTTATATCGTAATGCCTATAAATCGGAAGTAGTTTCAAAGATTGTTCACGCTATCGACCCAAATTGGAACTATGTTCCCGATCAATATATCAGCATCACCGAATATTTAGAAAGTGATTTATTCAGAACGCATTACGACAAATATGAAGGAGATGATTTTATTTCGGGTGTAATTGATAAAACCGACTTCAGATGCTCAGAATTACATACGCAGTATAAAAGTATCAGTACCGATCATGATGGGCATCGTCAGGATAAATGGGTCACTATTTTTAAAGGGTTGTTTTTTCATGCCGATTTTAACAAACACTTTACAGGGAAAACTTATATTGCCCCCGATGTAGCAGAAAGAATTCTCGGCAATATGGGGAAAAAGTTACAAAAGATTACGGGAAAAGCCGACTTAGTTAAATTAGAAAACCCAGAGTTCGAAAAATATTTTGTGGTCCATGCAACCGACCAAATTGAAGCGCGATACATCCTAACCCCAACGATTATGGAGGCATTGGTAAAAATACATAAAGAATACAAGCGCCCCATTCATTTGTCGTTTATCGGATCGAGGGTTTATTGTGCCATGAGTTTTACAAAAAATCTGTTCGAACCGAAAATAATGCGTTCGGGTGTTAAGTTTGAGGATGTGGAAAATATGTATAATTTATTCATGGTAAATGCTACCATCATTAAAGAATTGAATTTGAATACCCGTATCTGGACAAAGGCCTAGTATAAAATGCTTTCAAAAATTTTACGGAATTATCGGTTATTTGGTGAGGGAGAAATTTACTAGTTTTTCTGGTTCTAATCCTAATTGACCAAAACAGCATAGCCCAATAATTGAAAAATAACCAACTACGAAATCATTACATTCTTCATATAAGCATTTATCATATAATTGATAAGAAATAAATAAAGCGATTGCAAGGAATAATATTTTGGTAGATATTTTAATAAAAACAAACCAAAATTTAGAAACTTCATATATTTCTCGTTTTGATTCCGATTTGATTATATATTCTTTATTTTGTTCCACTCCAACTCAAGGTTACTTTGCAACTAGGGCATTCAGTTAATCCCTTTTCAATTTTATCAAAACCACAATTAGGACAAGAATAATAAACTTTTTTTTCTCCAAAAGTTTTTATTAGTTCAATTGTAAGCCATGCTCCACCTATAAGAGCAGCTGCGGTAAATAACTGATCTAACCAATTATTTTTTGCCATTACTTCTTCTTTTGCTATAAAATTACACATAATTTCATTTATTTAACATACAATTTCTAACCAATGTTATAAACATATCATCTTCATTGCGATTGTTGTATTTAAACACAAATTCGGCTATATATTTAGGCAAATATTCAAGGCTTACATGATGATACTGCCCTACTAATCCACGTTTGATAATAGACCAAAAACCCTCAATCGAATTAGTATTGATTCCTTTATAACTCCACATTTTCTGATGATCAATTTTAATGTGTTCAATGATATTATTCATTCGATGATAACCTTTATATTCATCTGTAACCAAAATTGATTCGTCCATGTCAACGTGCTTTTTAACCATTGCTTTTAATTCGCTATGGGTTAACTGATTCATTACTTCAGCGATCACATTTCCATCTCTTTCAACTATTCCAGCCACAATAGGACGGTTTGCACCCCTGCCCCTTTTAGGTTTTACGGTTGGATATTTTTTCTTATACTTTGATTCCGAACATCCAAAATCTTGTTTCAAGTCGTAAAGCTTTAAATCCAGATTTTCTTTTTCAGAAGATGAAAGCATCATTTTTGCATTTTTGCGAGGTTTGCCACCTAAAAATGTTTCATCCATTTCTACAACTCCATTTAACCTGATTGAGTTATTTTCGATTGTCATCAAATCCCTAAGTTTATGATACATTGTCCAAGCGGTTTCATAATGTATGCCTAAGTTCCTTTCAAGCTGTTTTGCTGACATTCCTTTCTTTGCATCACTGATTAAAGCAATTGCATAGAGCCACATTTTTAAAGGTAACCTTGTATTATGTAAATGGGTGTTAACCGTTACTGAATATGTTTTTTCACATTCCTTACAATGATAACGGTGATCTTGATTCCTTGCTGACTTTTTAATAGAATTACAATAAGGACAGCGTATTTTATTCCCCCAGCGTACTTTTTCAAAGTAATTGATTGCGCTTAATTCTGTTGGGAAATTATTCGTTATTTGGATTATGTTCATAGCTATTTAATAATTATTTCTTTATCAAATAAAAACAATGTTATTTTAGAATTTTTATCTTTACCTGTTGATTTATAAAAACATGACATTAAAATATAAGGATAACCAATAATGGATACTATTAAGGAGATAATGAAAGAAAATGCTTTCGTTATAAGCATATATGCACTTTTAACAACACTTATAATTGTAATCATTGCAGTTACTAATAATAAAAGAAAAAAATGGTTTATTGATTGGAAGAAAGACACTCTAAATTTATATGTTTTTAAAAGAGAATGGGAGCGCAATGATGATAAATTTATGGAATTATTATTTTCTGAAAACGAGAAATTATCTGCTGAAAATAAAATTCTTAAGAAGGATATTAATAAAGTTTCTATTTTATTTTTAATTATACTCATAGTTCCTATTATATATTCAAAATTTACAAAAAAGACTTAAAACCAATTACCCGATAATTCCGAAATTTTAAAATATTTAATCTTAGAATTCGACAAAACATTTAGGATAGATAAATATTCTCCTCTATTATTTTTTACTTTTATAATAAATAGCTGATGATGGAAACTCTTTATGATTCAAATCTTTTCACTTACTTCTTACTTCCCTTCTTAATCTTCATCGCCCGAATCGGTGAT
The DNA window shown above is from Bacteroidota bacterium and carries:
- a CDS encoding porin family protein, encoding MIICVIVLFTVTEANAQKKVGGGVWYATEMENVGISINGAYFFSDNFSVAPSFTYFLEKNHVNWSMLDLDVNYSFTELDFGNLYAIGGLNLTFFSVDLGGWGNASGTNTSFNAGIGLGMPIGDNMTLCPEVRYTFGDGDFLRIGVKLLIEI
- a CDS encoding carboxypeptidase regulatory-like domain-containing protein; translated protein: MKKKLLLIGIILFIGVSMSFYSCKKDSDENVGDANATGVVINSQNGLGLANATLYFTRDLTATDYNNSNYTVTSDQNGNYTITNAVAGTYLCFVVSNGYFVRQFQVTLVSGTNTLDPVTLVNAPAAGSFRIVLTWGLTPSDLDSHLTGPDGSGGRFHMYFSGSAKNPNQYISLDVDDTSGQGPETTTISGFFNGMYRFSVHNYTNKYTANAGAEIKSSPAKVELYDSSGLKNTFNPPAFTGNGDTWRVFEIVVSGTNKTINTINTYVLSTSYSDITIFKSGTEKVGQFKINDF
- a CDS encoding OmpA family protein, whose translation is MKYRFPGLIFIFIFSFITPTLIAQHQVNKKALKLQELAFIHFKQNDTTNALEFALEAIKRDSLFASSWVLAGNIYEMHEQIELAAHFYRKALDLSTDEFNHLFYALAELEVKLKNFDAAIKYLSKYLSLRIADERERREAEQLKLTAEYRKNAYQNPVEFKPKNLGQKVNSSNDEYVNSLSTDEQSMYLTIKSKVVDVIQNAPAYIENIYQTQLDSINWSDPKIVIFGDQFIDGAGGASVSPNNRYLFFTSCNKADSKGGCDLYYSKIIDGKLSDAKNLGSIVNSGSWDSQPCFSSNGISLFFASKRPGGFGGSDIWISELDKNGNFTNPQNAGSTINTTGDEMAPLIHYDAATLFFSSNGHIGMGGYDLFVSKYSSDGNWSMPENLGYPVNTDRDEINLIVAPDGLTAYISSDQPNGFGGFDIYKFSLNQAVRPNPVTYVKGIVYDAETGEKLNAKVELVKPETGELFTRSESDLETGAFLVALPMDQMISLNVDKKGYLFYSDHFNTHFKGSKADPVEIQIPLKKLKSGEIMVLNNIFFEINKFELMESSFPELNKLEALLSENPSLRVEISGHTDNVGTIDYNNELSKKRAKSVYDYLISKGFEPLMMEYKGFGFTKPIDTNDTESGKSKNRRTEIKIL
- a CDS encoding radical SAM protein, with amino-acid sequence MIESVEQNLKNGKLLPLMEEFYTIQGEGFHTGKPAYFVRIGGCDVGCSWCDTKRSWNAELHPAVLADDIVKRAVATPGKAVVVTGGEPSMYELGYFTAELHKNQILTFIETSGAHKLSGEWDWICLSPKRQIPPKKEIFKKAHELKMIVQTEADIAWAEENSLKVSEHCELYLQPEWSVAPKILPIIIEYAKNNPKWKISLQSHKYMKIP
- the folD gene encoding bifunctional methylenetetrahydrofolate dehydrogenase/methenyltetrahydrofolate cyclohydrolase FolD, whose translation is MKIIDGKKIAEKIKSEIAKEVAAMIDKDERGPHLVAILVGDDAASHTYVASKEKACASVGMTSSIYRHPSSISEKELLEIVDFLNNDDEVDGFIVQLPLPAHIDENKIIQRIDPKKDVDGFHPINIGKMVLGLPTFISATPQGIMMLLEQSKIETAGKHVVVVGRSNIVGTPVSVLLSRKAKNANATVTLCHSKTENLKEICKSADILIAAIGVCEFIKADMVKEGAVVIDVGMHRVASTKTQSGFKLIGDVAFDEVAEKCSYITPVPGGVGPMTIVSLLQNTLKAYKKEVR
- a CDS encoding four helix bundle protein, whose product is MRDFKTLNIWQDGMELVKAVYQIVELLPNDEKFGMRSQMTRAAISIPSNIAEGCSRDSQKDFKRFLEIALGSAFELETQILILIEISILKIDEIQLLLDNLTKLKKQINSLIQKLKANSQ
- the ffh gene encoding signal recognition particle protein, with the protein product MFEGLSEKLERSFKLLKGQGYITEINIAETLKEVRKALLDADVSYKIAKQFTEDVKQRALGLNVLTAVSPGQLMIKVVHDELTRLMGSEKVDLNEKGNPAIVLIAGLQGSGKTTFSAKLANYLKTKKGKKLLLVACDVYRPAAIKQLQVLGEQIGVEVFTEIDNNNPIKIAKHAISYAKDKGLNYVIVDTAGRLAIDDEMMNEISSIKNTINPHETLFVVDSMTGQDAVNTAKTFNDRLDYDGVVLTKLDGDTRGGAALTIRSVVNKPIKFVGIGEKMEAIDIFHPSRMADRILGMGDIVSLVEKAQEQYDVEEAKILQRKIVKNQFNFNDFLSQIKQIKKMGNVKDLMGMIPGMSKALKDTEIDDDAFKSIEAIIYSMTPQEREDPKLLNGTRKKRVAIGSGTDIQEVNRLIKQFGETSKMMKMMTGGKGKNMMNLMRNAGRR
- a CDS encoding LemA family protein, which encodes MNPTIIIIIAIALVLLIIIGMYNSLIRARNEVDNAFGGMDVQLKKRYDLIPNIVASIKQYAIHEKETLNNLTEMRTKAISGNLSSDEKVALDNQISAGMKSIMVAVENYPDLKASANFLNLQHTLNEVESQISAARRTYNAVITDFNNAVQTFPKSIIAGMMHLKHKEVFVIPESEREVVNVNNLFK
- a CDS encoding DUF3137 domain-containing protein: MIKREELEQLYNKDLKEKLSGLEGMRKKLLFHRLVGIAGIVVSFIIFIVTLTTASTLNNSVIFSIIILAAIIIFSIVILILSIKKKRLYRNAYKSEVVSKIVHAIDPNWNYVPDQYISITEYLESDLFRTHYDKYEGDDFISGVIDKTDFRCSELHTQYKSISTDHDGHRQDKWVTIFKGLFFHADFNKHFTGKTYIAPDVAERILGNMGKKLQKITGKADLVKLENPEFEKYFVVHATDQIEARYILTPTIMEALVKIHKEYKRPIHLSFIGSRVYCAMSFTKNLFEPKIMRSGVKFEDVENMYNLFMVNATIIKELNLNTRIWTKA
- a CDS encoding IS1595 family transposase; this encodes MNIIQITNNFPTELSAINYFEKVRWGNKIRCPYCNSIKKSARNQDHRYHCKECEKTYSVTVNTHLHNTRLPLKMWLYAIALISDAKKGMSAKQLERNLGIHYETAWTMYHKLRDLMTIENNSIRLNGVVEMDETFLGGKPRKNAKMMLSSSEKENLDLKLYDLKQDFGCSESKYKKKYPTVKPKRGRGANRPIVAGIVERDGNVIAEVMNQLTHSELKAMVKKHVDMDESILVTDEYKGYHRMNNIIEHIKIDHQKMWSYKGINTNSIEGFWSIIKRGLVGQYHHVSLEYLPKYIAEFVFKYNNRNEDDMFITLVRNCMLNK